One Methanomassiliicoccales archaeon genomic window, CGCGCCTCGCGGACGGGGAGTACGCCAAGGAAGCGTTACCTGATATGTTCCGCATGCTTTCCAAAGGCTCGACGATCGACCAGGCGATACAGGAACTGGGCCTGGAGAGCATGGGCGAGCAGGATGCCTCGCAGATCATCGCCCGGATCGTGAAGGAGAGAGAGGACTTCGTACGCGATAAGGGAACGGGGGCGGTCGGGCCTCTAATGGGCGTGGTGATGGAGGAGCTCAAGGGCAAGGTGGATGGAAAGAAGGCCAACGAGCTCTTGAGGGCCGAGATATCCAAGCTTCTGAGCTAGGAGGTATGGTCTTCGAACTCCTTTTCCAATCCCTGGAGTGCACTAGATACCTACACCTGATCCACAGGTCTCAGTTCCAAGACTGTAAGCTCCTCGAAGAAGAACCCGCGGTTTGCCATCGTTCTTCTTGAGAAGCCCCCATGTCTGGAGAAGAGTTGATCGAGTTCCATCTTGGACGATACCAGTAGGAGCATTCTTCCATTGGTCGTGAGGTGATCCATCACACCATCCAGGAACTTGTCCACCACCTTGATCCCCCCCTCACCACCTGCCCAAGCCTTCTCAAGAGCCCCCTCTTCACTCACCGGGAGATAAGGTGGATTGAAAATGATGAGATCGAACCTCCCCTCTACCACTTCGAAAAGGTCCGATGAAAGCACCACGATGTC contains:
- a CDS encoding GatB/YqeY domain-containing protein, with translation RLADGEYAKEALPDMFRMLSKGSTIDQAIQELGLESMGEQDASQIIARIVKEREDFVRDKGTGAVGPLMGVVMEELKGKVDGKKANELLRAEISKLLS
- a CDS encoding methyltransferase, translating into MNECDEVYRPDDDTFLLLECVEVSKGDSVLEVGCGTGIISIHCARSGAKVTAVDINPRAVECTRENAKLNGIDIVVLSSDLFEVVEGRFDLIIFNPPYLPVSEEGALEKAWAGGEGGIKVVDKFLDGVMDHLTTNGRMLLLVSSKMELDQLFSRHGGFSRRTMANRGFFFEELTVLELRPVDQV